A stretch of Diabrotica undecimpunctata isolate CICGRU unplaced genomic scaffold, icDiaUnde3 ctg00000568.1, whole genome shotgun sequence DNA encodes these proteins:
- the LOC140431105 gene encoding uncharacterized protein, giving the protein MRALCGTWWGSDPKILKLIHEALILSHLNYGGQFLSTCPKYILKKLDQMHYQSIRIITGCMKSTPIQALLSESGELPLKYRREWLTTKFLLKNLSIKNNPVIQSIIELEALCNMDNKYWRNKEKPILIATIRKIQPYVQNLYSSKLLPCHEYDLELQLQPLGILNENITKNEFNLMNFVNLVKKFHSYKKFFTDGSTDTIGNAGFGVFSPDINYSFSSKLPNHTQICTAEVTAINHAVQIIREQNITEAIIFSDSKSALQKIKKTGFSKDTEHISYLTKTGIILARNNNIKILLAWIPGHTGITGNYKADQLANIGRSLNIPMNIKLEFSNFTPYLKREIWSNWAAEWYEGYGTSTI; this is encoded by the exons ATGCGTGCCTTGTGTGGAACATGGTGGGGCAGTgacccaaaaatattaaaactgatccATGAAGCACTTATCCTAAGTCATTTAAACTATGGGGGTCAATTCCTATCTACGTGCCCtaaatatatattgaagaaaCTAGATCAGATGCACTACCAAAGTATTCGGATTATCACAGGATGCATGAAGTCAACTCCAATCCAAGCCTTGTTATCAGAGTCTGGAGAACTGCCATTAAAATACAGAAGAGAATGGCTCACCAcaaaatttttgctaaaaaacCTAAGCATTAAAAACAACCCTGTCATTCAATCAATCATTGAATTAGAAGCACTTTGTAATATGGACAATAAATACTGGAGAAATAAGGAAAAACCCATATTGATAGCAACTATCAGAAAAATCCAACCTTATGTGCAGAACCTATATTCCAGTAAACTTCTTCCTTGCCATGAATATGACTTGGAACTACAACTTCAACCATTAGGAATTCtgaatgaaaatattacaaaaaatgaattcaATCTTATGAATTTTGTGAACTTAGTCAAAAAATTCCattcatacaaaaaattctttacaGATGGCTCAACGGACACAATAGGAAATGCGGGATTTGGTGTTTTTTCCCCAGATATAAACTATTCATTTTCATCTAAACTACCCAATCATACCCAAATATGTACAGCAGAGGTTACTGCGATCAATCATGCAGTCCAAATTATACGGGAACAAAATATCACAGAAGCCATTATCTTTTCTGACTCCAAAAGTgcactacaaaaaattaaaaaaacagggTTTTCTAAAGACACAGAACATATATCGTATTTAACGAAAACAGGAATTATCCTAGCAaggaacaataatatcaaaatcttaCTAGCATGGATCCCAGGACACACTGGTATCACTGGAAACTACAAGGCCGACCAACTTGCCAATATAGGTCGTTCCCTGAATATTCCCATGAATATCAAGCTAGAGTTTTCAAATTTTACACCCTACttgaaaagagagatttggtctaATTGGGCAGCTGAATGGTACGAAGGATATGGCACAA GCACTATATAG
- the LOC140453002 gene encoding uncharacterized protein: protein MQKFETSYVKQRAVYKKEYKILYYDCNRSNLNGYKPNYKIRTEKSGGSIKIKGVCPSRLICKLRDQGQVSVSYWKTHAGHKEELRTMHLSKAEEKMIVEKLTSGVPSSRILEDSRKLETPKLERLALLTSQDLSNLSRKYNTYKKRDQNDMVATALKVQEWNVNNKNYAFLFKKEGEQHDVLKKEDFALGFMNSVMEDKLREFPSIICMDGTHGTNKRGMDLTVVLIKDDRNTGFPVAFLLSNRLDQVVQEVFLGALKNRIQTEIHAEHFMSDDDSKYYNAWAKIMGNQPKRLLCTWHVVRNWNIQGKKKIQDPILKKQMKTEMKRIINETDEDRFMELCNKYIIKLQEANERDFFNYLARYYFQNEERIKMWAHCYRRNSGINTNMAIESFNNLLKTNHLRTNAAVSIEKLLDTIDDLVDIKMWKRIINIERPNANNYQDRVIAKAHKMAEMMKNKVEVKRNVKVYGQFQVKSFRDPNKIYNVNIRQVCENECKTLYCRVCKICIHRYQCECAEYVVRNTLCKHVHLVRMHEEREGTNSVLDDAARCFAVTSIIKSRHQEEINEFVRGKVEQTNVIQEKTKQSLQIENLVNLMEDLDDESFARLHDKIVRDIQGTKRKVKVKKEFQEEAKNVTMKRKMEKQEYFPSKKKGTE from the exons ATGCAGAAATTTGAGACAAGTTATGTTAAACAAAGAGCAGTTTATAAAAAGGAGTATAAGATATTATACTATGATTGTAACAGAAGTAACTTGAATG GATATAAGCCCAACTATAAAATTAGGACAGAGAAATCTGGtggatcaattaaaattaaaggagtGTGTCCCTCCAGGCTGATTTGCAAACTGAGAGATCAAGGACAAGTTTCAGTCAGTTATTGGAAAACACATGCTGGACATAAAGAGGAATTAAGAACCATGCATCTGTCAAAAGCAGAAGAAAAAATGATTGTAGAGAAGTTAACATCTGGGGTGCCATCTAGCAGAATTTTAGAAGATTCAAGAAAATTGGAAACACCAAAACTAGAAAGACTTGCCTTATTAACAAGTCAAGATCTCTCAAATTTGTCCAGGAAGTATAATACATATAAGAAACGAGATCAAAATGATATGGTAGCAACGGCTTTAAAGGTTCAGGAATGGAATGTTAACAACAAGAATTACGCTTTTTTATTCAAGAAGGAAG gagaaCAACATGATGtacttaaaaaagaagattttgccTTAGGATTTATGAATTCTGTAATGGAAGATAAATTAAGAGAATTCCCTAGCATAATTTGTATGGATGGTACACACGGCACAAACAAGAGGGGAATGGATTTAACAGTGGTGCTTATTAAAGATGACAGGAATACAGGATTTCCAGTTGCGTTCTTACTATCAAACAGATTGGACCAAGTAGTTCAAGAGGTTTTTTTAG GTGCCCTCAAGAATAGAATACAGACTGAAATTCATGCGGAACATTTTATGAGTGATGATGATTCAAAATATTATAATGCATGGGCGAAGATTATGGGCAACCAACCAAAAAGGCTTTTATGTACCTGGCATGTTGTGAGAAACTGGAATATTCAAGGGAAGAAGAAAATACAGGATCCAAttttgaagaaacagatgaaaacTGAGATGAAAAGAATTATTAATGAAACGGATGAAGATCGATTTATGGAGTTGTGCAACAAATATATAATCAAATTACAAGAGGCAAATGagagagatttttttaattatctggcaag gtattaCTTTCAGAATGAAGAGAGAATCAAAATGTGGGCCCATTGCTACAGAAGAAATTCAGGAATCAATACAAACATGGCGATAGAATCTTTCAACAACCTACTGAAGACCAACCACCTTAGAACAAATGCTGCAGTATCAATCGAAAAGTTGTTGGACACAATAGACGATCTAGTGGACATCAAAATGTGGAAGAGGATTATAAACATTGAAAGACCAAATGCGAACAATTATCAAGATAGGGTTATAGCAAAAGCACACAAAATGGCAGAAATGATGAAAAACAAAGTAGAGGTTAAGAGAAATGTGAAGGTATATGGTCAATTTCAGGTAAAGTCATTTAGAGAtcctaataaaatatataatgtaaataTAAGGCAAGTATGTGAAAATGAATGTAAGACATTGTATTGTAGAGTatgtaaaatttgtattcatcGCTACCAGTGTGAGTGTGCCGAATATGTGGTGAGGAATACCTTGTGTAAGCATGTGCACTTGGTAAGAATGCATGAGGAGCGCGAGGGAACTAACTCTGTTTTAGATGATGCTGCAAGGTGTTTTGCAGTAACTTCAATTATCAAATCAAGGCATCAGGAGGAAATTAATGAGTTTGTCAGAGGGAAGGTAGAACAGACAAATGTCATCCAGGAAAAAACCAAACAAAGTCTTCAAATAGAAAACTTGGTAAATTTAATGGAAGACTTAGATGATGAAAGTTTTGCAAGATTACATGACAAAATTGTGAGGGACATTCAAGGAACAAAGCGCAAAGTGAAAGTGAAGAAAGAATTTCAGGAAGAGGCAAAGAATGTTACAATGAAGCGAAAAATGGAGAAACAGGAATATTTTCCTTCCAAAAAAAAAGGAACTGAGTAA